Proteins from one Rosa chinensis cultivar Old Blush chromosome 7, RchiOBHm-V2, whole genome shotgun sequence genomic window:
- the LOC112177905 gene encoding U-box domain-containing protein 8-like encodes MEPTLTSRAFRWAIISQPIAQPSSASKLDSLNQPNRLSNRGTAFHAKLTDFGTVTSMLKCVDSDEPSLLEKDLTLLLNVSLDDDNKVGLVAEGAIARVVAVLQGGSPNSRAMAKTMLTNLAVVEVNKATIGSYPYAIRAFFFLLRDGKGQEKKEAATTLYAICRFRTIGCGRCGFNFDPHEIKRVEPA; translated from the exons ATGGAGCCCACCTTGACCAGTCGGGCATTTCGTTGGGCAATAATCAGTCAACCAATTGCCCAG CCTTCATCCGCCTCAAAGCTCGACTCGCTCAACCAGCCCAACCGCCTCTCGAACCGGGGCACAGCGTTTCACGCCAAGCTGACGGATTTTGGCACAGTCACCTCCATGTTGAAGTGCGTGGACTCCGACGAGCCGAGCCTGCTGGAGAAGGACCTGACTTTGCTGCTGAATGTGAGCTTGGACGACGACAACAAGGTGGGTCTGGTGGCAGAAGGAGCGATTGCTAGAGTCGTGGCGGTGCTGCAAGGTGGCTCGCCGAACAGCCGGGCCATGGCTAAGACAATGTTGACCAACTTGGCCGTCGTGGAGGTCAACAAGGCCACAATCGGGTCATACCCGTATGCAATtcgagcttttttttttctccttagGGACGGCAAGGGTCAGGAGAAGAAAGAGGCGGCGACGACGCTCTATGCTATCTGTCGTTTCAGGACAATTGGCTGCGGGCGGTGCGGTTTCAATTTTGATCcccacgaaataaagcgggttgaacccgcatga